A single genomic interval of Spinacia oleracea cultivar Varoflay chromosome 6, BTI_SOV_V1, whole genome shotgun sequence harbors:
- the LOC110794896 gene encoding uncharacterized protein, whose amino-acid sequence MTLTKEGNKKSRPPPRDDGRVIKDSRSNKKRYEERYTSSTSCSSGSMRLRNNNNNDDGLREKCGVQKRKLLVSTKKGKLSGKVVDSSIIDSRKKMVDQKQHMICIEVQSDDQLFSRSPVSVLDGHLTKEISPFSKGEGRNLSSKSRRKSSPKIKINDNLPQDIAPKSTKNYQDYCNKIANKQELVKAEVEAAENFMEMLENICKLAGEEHIKKDTKWVKKYELLKVHFVEDLCIHLGQDLVDLLLDELLDEIVMAL is encoded by the exons ATGACGTTGACAAAAGAGGGTAATAAGAAAAGTAGACCGCCGCCGCGAGACGACGGTCGAGTAATAAAAGATAGTAGGAGTAATAAGAAAAGGTATGAAGAACGTTACACTAGTAGTACTAGTTGTAGTAGTGGTAGTATGAGGTTaaggaataataataataatgatgatgGTTTAAGGGAGAAATGTGGAGTTCAAAAGAGGAAATTATTAGTGAGTACTAAAAAGGGAAAATTGAGTGGGAAAGTTGTTGATTCATCAATTATTGATTCGAGGAAGAAGATGGTTGATCAGAAACAACATATGATTTGTATTGAGGTTCAAAGTGATGATCAATTGTTTTCAAGAAGCCCTGTTTCTGTTCTTGATGGTCATCTTACCAAGGAAATTAGTCCCTTTTCTAAAG GGGAAGGAAGAAATTTAAGTTCAAAGTCAAGGAGAAAATCATCACCAAAGATCAAAATTAATGATAATTTGCCACAAGATATAGCGCCAAAATCGACAAAAAATTATCAGGACTATTGTAACAAGATTGCTAACAAACAGGAGCTGGTGAAAGCAGAGGTTGAGGCAGCAGAAAATTTTATGGAAATGTTGGAAAATATTTGTAAGTTGGCAGGAGAAGAGCATATAAAAAAGGACACAAAATGGGTGAAAAAGTATGAATTATTGAAGGTGCATTTTGTGGAAGATTTGTGTATACATTTGGGTCAAGATTTGGTTGACTTGTTGTTAGATGAACTATTAGATGAAATAGTCATGGCATTATAA
- the LOC130463647 gene encoding uncharacterized protein translates to MIIKNCSSRNNIMVLTKTQENKSDRARPPLLGETPWLLYTKTSGRKQTQTFYSPSSSSSSSGHHKNLPQLHNKQIVSTAHGWLILRNLPTGKYFSMFNPDTCQFISLPVLLDEPADGRLSGLSLTTPPESNHEDCLFLLCYSKAGIMCFCRPLQRNCRWVTQKLKLQGNRINVKDTFTVKGIIYGSGDVFCKNGRTQLQSFYVRDDDSTSLTLRPLQIPASPAQSFGSRNQVCKQWMVDSVDCRYCVRIFFNYYYGYDEWHFVGLKVFELDIDAQIWREINSLGGRTFFLNHRYGHSTWCWGTKNNESGSSRGCIQGDCVYFLFPTTSTPPLSLFMYNLRDQTFMLLSPGSNLSTTSEAHVWLIPRLLSSEKWKEGLQEDGLQLHHEVGQNENQLDLEIERHESMFNELPLHLIELITKHMHLFEYWNFRACCKTYHSLCPKPQWGTNNDLPLFMSFKSNNGLCQLIDPCRLGSYSKILQFLPDTIVFSKNGWVLALVCGQSLEFFNVFSGVKGDFPTFGNIDLGFKSISFSTNPTCSECLTVGMCASEGDYVLIYYLQSGNEYWNSYSAEDYAVQFYASTSPPIVREGAFYFLDTRGYLGVFQLVEGKPDWQIYTQPHFIVDQFAQYSCYLVECAGTIHSVFVDNRLGMPIIKVFKLNDTTKYWDEIHNLGNHVLFISRASCLSRVTSDPKMKNRIYLPRLQGETVVYYSLETKTYHYLGSDNPMVHLYGGAVEEDEYHRHVVLNVCVFGGRKCGFQYLWVGFQLKYFWSETLESFGDDGWSKSDGRREEVVNL, encoded by the exons ATGATAATTAAGAATTGTTCATCAAGAAACAATATAATGGTGCTTACAAAAACTCAGGAGAACAAATCTGACAGAGCACGGCCTCCACTTCTCGGAGAAACACCATGGCTTCTGTATACAAAAACATCTGGGCGTAAACAAACCCAAACTTTTTactcaccatcatcatcatcctcttcCTCAGGTCACCATAAAAATCTCCCACAATTACACAACAAACAAATAGTTAGTACCGCCCATGGCTGGTTAATTTTACGTAACCTTCCCACGGGCAAGTACTTCTCCATGTTCAATCCTGACACCTGTCAGTTCATAAGTCTGCCTGTGCTACTAGACGAACCAGCAGACGGACGGCTGTCTGGGTTAAGCCTCACAACACCCCCTGAATCTAACCACGAGGATTGTTTGTTCCTGTTATGCTACAGTAAAGCTGGTATCATGTGTTTCTGCCGACCTTTACAGCGTAATTGTAGATGGGTTACACAAAAACTCAAGCTTCAAGGTAACAGAATCAACGTCAAGGATACTTTTACTGTCAAAGGAATCATATACGGGTCTGGTGATGTTTTTTGTAAGAATGGAAGAACACAATTACAGTCCTTTTACGTCAGGGATGATGATTCAACTTCACTCACGCTTCGACCCTTGCAAATTCCTGCTTCTCCTGCACAGAGTTTCGGGTCTCGGAACCAAGTTTGCAAACAATGGATGGTTGATTCTGTTGATTGTCGTTACTGTGTTCGAATATTCTTCAACTATTACTATGGCTACGACGAGTGGCATTTTGTAGGGTTGAAGGTTTTTGAGTTGGATATAGACGCTCAGATTTGGAGAGAGATTAATTCTTTGGGTGGCCGGACTTTTTTTCTGAATCATCGTTATGGTCATTCCACCTGGTGTTGGGGAACTAAGAATAATGAGTCTGGATCATCAAGAGGATGTATCCAAGGGGATTGTGTCTACTTCCTTTTTCCAACTACAAGCACACCACCCTTGTCCTTGTTCATGTACAACTTACGAGATCAAACTTTCATGCTTCTTTCTCCTGGTTCCAATCTATCAACGACAAGCGAAGCTCATGTCTGGCTAATTCCAAG GTTACTGTCATCAGAAAAATGGAAAGAGGGACTCCAGGAAGATGGTTTACAGTTACACCACGAGGTAGGCCAGAATGAGAACCAGTTAGATCTTGAGATTGAAAGACATGAAAGCATGTTTAATGAGCTTCCATTACACCTTATAGAATTGATTACAAAACATATGCATTTATTCGAGTATTGGAATTTCCGAGCTTGTTGCAAAACTTATCATTCTCTATGCCCCAAACCTCAATGGGGAACCAACAATGACCTCCCCTTGTTCATGTCCTTTAAGAGCAATAATGGGTTATGTCAATTAATTGATCCATGCCGACTTGGTTCATACTCGAAAATCCTGCAATTTCTTCCTGATACCATAGTGTTCTCCAAAAATGGTTGGGTGCTCGCCTTGGTTTGTGGACAGTCCTTAGAATTCTTCAATGTTTTCTCAGGGGTGAAAGGGGATTTTCCAACTTTTGGGAATATTGATCTGGGTTTTAAGAGCATTTCGTTCTCAACAAACCCGACGTGCTCGGAATGTTTGACAGTTGGAATGTGTGCTAGTGAAGGTGATTATGTGCTTATCTATTATCTTCAATCTGGGAACGAATATTGGAACTCTTATTCGGCTGAAGATTACGCTGTCCAATTTTATGCAAGTACTAGTCCTCCCATAGTTCGAGAAGGAGCATTTTATTTCTTGGATACAAGAGGATACCTTGGAGTATTTCAGTTAGTTGAAGGAAAACCAGATTGGCAAATTTATACCCAACCACACTTCATAGTTGATCAGTTCGCACAGTATTCATGTTATTTGGTAGAGTGTGCAGGAACAATTCACTCTGTGTTTGTGGACAATAGGTTGGGGATGCCGATCATTAAAGTATTTAAATTGAACGACACTACGAAATATTGGGATGAAATTCATAACTTGGGAAATCATGTTTTGTTCATCAGTCGTGCATCGTGTTTATCTAGGGTGACAAGTGATCCGAAGATGAAAAATCGAATCTACTTACCAAGACTTCAAGGGGAAACTGTCGTGTACTACTCTCTTGAAACTAAAACGTACCATTATTTGGGTAGTGATAACCCTATGGTGCATTTATATG GTGGAGCGGTGGAGGAAGATGAGTATCATCGGCATGTTGTGTTAAATGTTTGTGTGTTTGGTGGACGAAAATGCGGGTTCCAGTATTTGTGGGTAGGTTTTCAGCTTAAATATTTCTGGTCAGAGACGTTGGAGAGTTTTGGAGATGACGGTTGGAGCAAGTCTGATGGGAGAAGAGAAGAGGTTGTGAATCTGTGA